GCAGTCAGCCATCACCAGCGCGTGGGATTCGGCGTGGATGCCTGCAACCGTCTCGGCAAGGGTCAGTCCGTCGGGACGCTGGCGGCGGGTGCCGTCGATTGCCACGACGTGCGCGCCTGCGTTTGCCACGGCCAAGGCGTGCCGGAGCGTGGGAGTGATGAAGACGCCGTCGTGCCCGTCCTTCCAGAGCCCGATCACCGGAACCTCCACGGCTGCGCGGCTGAACTGCACATCGGCCAGGCCCTGGACACGGACTGCGGCGGCACCGCCGATCACAGCAGAGGCGGCAAACTGCGCGGTGGTGCGGGGATCGCGCAGGGGCTCGCCCGGGTAGGCCTGGCAGGAGACGATCAGTTGCCCGCGGAGGAATTCAAGGGCTTCGGGGGTCAGGATCACGATCGGTTCCTCTGGAAGTTTGGCGGGCGGTTTGTCGAGGTACTTAGGACGATGGTGTCAGGACGGGGAAGTGAGGACCAGGCGCGCGGCCCCCACCATGGCGGCCGCGTTGCCGAGTTTAGCCGGGAGGACGGGCAGCCCGGCCAAAGCGGGCAGGAGCTCGGCGCGGAGGGCACGTTCCATGGGGCGCCACCAGGGGGCTCCGGCGTCGGAGAGGCCGCCCGAAACCACCACCACCTCCGGGTCAAGGATGTTGGCGAGCCCGCCCACGGCCTGCCCGGCAGCACCGGCCCCGATGCCTACGGCCGTGATGGCAGCGGCGTCGCTTCCGCCGGCCAGGGCAAAAACGGCGCGGGCGTCTGCCGGGTCCGCCGTGCCGCCCAGCCGGAGGTACGTCTCGCGGATGGCGGGCCCGGAGGCGATGGCCTCAACGTGCCCGGCTCCGCCGCAGACGCAGGGAACAGCCGCGCCTTCATGAAACGCATACGGCGAGGCAAAGTGCCCCACGTGTCCGCCGACGTAGCGGTGCCCGAGGACCGGCTGCCCGCCGAGCACAAAACTGCCGCCGACGCCGGTGCCGAAGGCCACCAACAGGGAGCTGGCCGTTCCGGCAGCGGCACCGGTCCACGACTCACCGAGGGCGTGCGCATGGACATCGTTCACGGCCCGCACAGTGCCAGGTTCCAAACCGAGCCGCGCCGCCAATCCAGCAGTCAATTCCGTCCCGGCCCACCCGAGGATCGCGTCGGTAGCCGAAACCACCACCCCGTGCCCGGCATCAATCACCCCGGCAGACCCAACGCCAACCCCCACAACATCCAGGCCCTCTGCTTGGGCCTTGGAAAGGAGCGAAGAAACCAGCTCCGCAGTAGCATCCAAAATGGCGTCCCCACCATCCCGATTCAGCGTCGGAACAGTCTCCGAAAACAAGACCGCCCCATCCTCCGAAACAACCCCGGCAGCAGTCTTAGTGCCGCCAAGGTCAACCCCGATCGCGTACATTATTCTCTTCCTAACAGGGGATCTCGACAGGCTCAGTCACCGGACGGCGCTTCCGCAGCGCTGGACATGGTTCTTTTGTATAGGTTGCGTCAGAGCGCGAGGAACGAGCGCAGCAACCGGCAAAAGGAGCATGCCCAGCGCCCCTCACCCCGGCGGTAAAGACTAGATCAGCCCGTTGCGTTCCAGGATGACCTTGACCGCTGCAGTCTCGTCTTCGTCCAGGGAGAGCATCGGGGCGCTCATGACGTTGGTCTTGATGACGCCCATAAGCTGCAGGGCGGTCTTGAAGGCGCCCAGGCCCGCGGCGTTGCCGGACATGCGGCCTGCCTTGGGGGTGTAGACGATTTCGAAGACATCGGCCAGGCGGTCCTGCTCGGCGGCGGCCTTGGCCCAGTCGCCGGCAACGGCAGCGTCGTAGAGGCGGCGGTAGCCGGCCGGGTCAACGTTGCCGAGGCCCGGAACAACACCCTGGGCGCCGCCCAGGAGGGCACCGTCCACTACCACTTCGTGGCCGGTGAAGATGTCGAAGTTGGGAATGTCCTTGGCTGCAATGAGCAGCTGGCGGAAGGAGACGTCGTCACCGGAGGAGTCCTTCACGCCGGCGATGACGCCGTCGCGGCCCAGCTCGACCAGCAGGTCGGTGGGCAGCTTGAAGTGGGTGCGCACCGGGACGTCGTAGGCGAAAACGGGGACGTCCACAGCGGCGGCGATGGAGCGGAAGTGCGTGTTGTTCTCCTGGGCGTTGGAGATGGCGTAGTACAGGCTGGTGGCCACGATCGAGTCGGCACCCAGCGCGATGACGCGCTTGGCTTCTTCGATGACGCGGTTGGTGGTCTGCTCCACAGCGCCCACAATCACGGGCACCTGGCCGGCGTTCACGCCTGCCACGGTCTGTACAACGAGGTCGCGCTCGGTGTTGGTCATATGGGTGACCTCGCCGGAGGAACCCAGCACAAACAGGCCGCTCACGCCGCCGTCGAGCAGGTGCCTGGTGACGTTTTCCAGCGACGGTACGTCGATGGCGCCGTCCACGGTGCGGGGGGTTACGACGGGCGGGATGACGCCCTGGAAGCGGGAAGCGACAGTTGTCACAGTGTTCTCCAAATATTGATGGTTAGACGAAAACTTATTGGGGGAAATCTAGATGTGCAGCAGGCTCGGCGCGGCGCCCAGCAGCTTCTTGGTGTAGTCGTTGGTGGGGCTGTCAAAGACCTGTGCGGCGCTGCCCTGTTCGACGATCTTGCCGAAGTACATGACGCAGATCCGGTCCGAGACGTAGCGGACGGTCTGGATATCGTGCGAGATGAACACCATGCCGAGGTTCAGCTGCGTCTTCAGGTCGGACAGCAGGTTCAGCACCTGGGCGCGGACGGAAACGTCCAGGGCCGAGGTGGGCTCGTCCGCCACGATGATGTCCGGATCCAGCGCCAGGGCGCGGGCGATTGCCACGCGCTGGCGCTGGCCGC
The window above is part of the Pseudarthrobacter sp. IC2-21 genome. Proteins encoded here:
- a CDS encoding dihydrodipicolinate synthase family protein, which produces MTTVASRFQGVIPPVVTPRTVDGAIDVPSLENVTRHLLDGGVSGLFVLGSSGEVTHMTNTERDLVVQTVAGVNAGQVPVIVGAVEQTTNRVIEEAKRVIALGADSIVATSLYYAISNAQENNTHFRSIAAAVDVPVFAYDVPVRTHFKLPTDLLVELGRDGVIAGVKDSSGDDVSFRQLLIAAKDIPNFDIFTGHEVVVDGALLGGAQGVVPGLGNVDPAGYRRLYDAAVAGDWAKAAAEQDRLADVFEIVYTPKAGRMSGNAAGLGAFKTALQLMGVIKTNVMSAPMLSLDEDETAAVKVILERNGLI
- a CDS encoding ROK family protein, with the protein product MYAIGVDLGGTKTAAGVVSEDGAVLFSETVPTLNRDGGDAILDATAELVSSLLSKAQAEGLDVVGVGVGSAGVIDAGHGVVVSATDAILGWAGTELTAGLAARLGLEPGTVRAVNDVHAHALGESWTGAAAGTASSLLVAFGTGVGGSFVLGGQPVLGHRYVGGHVGHFASPYAFHEGAAVPCVCGGAGHVEAIASGPAIRETYLRLGGTADPADARAVFALAGGSDAAAITAVGIGAGAAGQAVGGLANILDPEVVVVSGGLSDAGAPWWRPMERALRAELLPALAGLPVLPAKLGNAAAMVGAARLVLTSPS
- a CDS encoding N-acetylmannosamine-6-phosphate 2-epimerase gives rise to the protein MILTPEALEFLRGQLIVSCQAYPGEPLRDPRTTAQFAASAVIGGAAAVRVQGLADVQFSRAAVEVPVIGLWKDGHDGVFITPTLRHALAVANAGAHVVAIDGTRRQRPDGLTLAETVAGIHAESHALVMADCGSFDDAAAAVEAGADLIGTTLSGYTGERPKTHGPDLELIEQIAAAGFGVPLIAEGRLHTPAQARESLNAGAFAVVVGTAITHPATITGWFAEALK